The following proteins are encoded in a genomic region of Pyrus communis chromosome 11, drPyrComm1.1, whole genome shotgun sequence:
- the LOC137709052 gene encoding uncharacterized mitochondrial protein AtMg00810-like, whose protein sequence is MAWLITKLSTLFSMKDLGPLSYFLGVEATYVGHNLHLTQSKYALDLLERTKFKDAKPISTPVSTGQKLSAYVGEPYKHPEQYRSVVGALQYLTITRPDLSYAVNQVCQFMHSPKDTHWMAVKRILRYLKATYDHGLVYKPGDMQLHAFSDADYAGNPDTRHSTGGFCIYLGSNLVSWSSKKQKTVSRSSTEAEYRQLAYTAAELSWFRSLFKDLHLHLLLPHIWCDNVSSIALASNPVFHSRTKHLEVDYHYVREKVVRKQLLIHFICSQDQLADLFTKGLSSSRFKLLVSKLPVVSQPVSLRGAVRPSHPAHV, encoded by the coding sequence ATGGCATGGTTGATCACGAAGCTTAGCACCTTGTTTTCCATGAAAGACTTGGGTCCCCTTAGTTATTTCTTGGGCGTTGAAGCCACTTACGTTGGTCACAACCTGCATTTGACTCAATCCAAGTATGCTCTGGACTTGCTTGAGCGAACGAAGTTTAAAGATGCCAAGCCAATTTCCACTCCAGTTTCTACAGGCCAAAAATTGAGTGCTTATGTTGGTGAACCCTACAAACATCCTGAGCAATATCGTAGTGTCGTTGGTGCGTTGCAATATTTAACCATCACGAGACCGGATCTCTCATATGCTGTTAACCAGGTGTGCCAATTTATGCACTCCCCCAAGGACACTCATTGGATGGCAGTGAAACGTATCCTGCGATATTTAAAGGCCACGTATGATCATGGTCTTGTCTATAAACCTGGAGATATGCAACTGCATGCTTTTTCTGATGCCGACTATGCGGGCAATCCTGATACCCGTCACTCTACAGGaggtttttgtatttatttgggGTCCAATCTGGTGTCTTGGAGCTCAAAGAAACAGAAGACTGTCTCTCGGTCAAGTACAGAAGCTGAATATAGGCAACTAGCCTACACGGCTGCTGAGCTATCTTGGTTCAGGTCACTATTCAAAGACCTTCatctgcatcttcttcttccccacatATGGTGCGATAATGTCTCTTCCATAGCCTTAGCTTCCAATCCAGTATTTCATTCACGGACAAAACACTTAGAGGTCGATTATCACTATGTCCGTGAGAAGGTGGTTCGAAAGCAGCTTCTGATACATTTTATTTGTTCTCAAGATCAACTCGCTGATCTGTTTACAAAGGGCTTGTCCTCCTCGCGTTTCAAGCTTTTGGTGTCCAAGCTTCCAGTTGTTTCTCAGCCTGTCAGCTTGCGGGGGGCTGTTAGACCAAGTCATCCAGCTCATGTTTAA